One region of Oryzias latipes chromosome 6, ASM223467v1 genomic DNA includes:
- the LOC101172329 gene encoding beta-hexosaminidase subunit alpha isoform X2 gives MKVMRAVNTKQCAPIIYALLQLIIFYAGLNAVKGVWPLPHALTSSVEQYPLNPQTFAFDYGKHSATQQGCSLLDAAFRRYFLLIFPDYTAENGQLEVAANNSFSLYISTDHNDCENYPNDDSSERYNLSVSAGQASLNAATVWGILRGLETFSQLVYQDDLGSYFVNETFIEDFPRFQFRGVLLDTSRHYLPVHAILKTLDAMSYSKFNVFHWHIVDDPSFPYQSRSFPELSKKGAFHPATHIYTQSDVRRVISYARMRGIRVLPEFDSPGHTGSWGKGQSHLLTPCYKGGAPSEVTSVFPDSYIHLGGDEVDFSCWRSNPHVRAFMQKMGFGGDFPKLEAFYIENIVNITSANNKTSIVWQDVFDYHERRSALSVVEVWKHGCYLCKVRQVTKAGLRVILASPWYLDLPGPTHNWARYYTVWPLAFPGSEKQKRLVIGGEVCMWGEYVDATNLFPKLWPRASAAAERLWSDEKQTSSVEKAFPRLEDFRCKLLRRGIQAGPLNVGHCKHEYQSV, from the exons ATGAAAGTCATGAGGGCAGTAAATACGAAACAATGCGCCCCTATAATTTACGCTTTACTTCAGCTAATTATTTTCTACGCTGGCCTGAACGCAGTAAAGGGAGTGTGGCCGTTACCGCACGCGCTCACTTCGTCGGTGGAACAATACCCGTTAAATCCTCAAACTTTTGCCTTTGATTATGGGAAACACTCAGCCACACAGCAGGGATGTTCTCTTCTGGATGCTGCGTTCAGGAGATACTTCTTGCTTATTTTTCCAGACTACACCGCTG AAAATGGTCAACTGGAAGTAGCTGCAAATAACTCATTCAGTCTCTATATCAGCACTGATCACAATGACTGTGAGAATTACCCCAATGACGACTCATCTGAGAGAT ACAATCTGAGTGTCTCTGCTGGACAAGCATCCCTGAATGCAGCAACAGTTTGGGGTATTTTAAGAG GTCTGGAAACGTTTAGTCAGTTGGTGTATCAAGATGATCTTGGCTCT tattTTGTGAATGAAACGTTCATCGAAGACTTCCCCCGGTTTCAGTTTCGGGGGGTTTTACTGGACACTTCACGCCATTATTTACCAGTGCATGCCATTTTAAAAACTCTG gATGCTATGTCTTACAGTAAGTTCAATGTTTTCCATTGGCACATCGTTGATGACCCATCTTTCCCATATCAGAGCCGCTCCTTTCCTGAACTTTCTAAGAAG GGGGCTTTCCATCCAGCaacacacatctacacacaaTCAGACGTGAGGAGAGTGATCTCATATGCCAGGATGCGGGGCATAAGAGTCCTTCCAGAGTTTGATTCACCGGGACACACGGGATCTTGGGGAAAAG gGCAGTCTCACCTGTTGACTCCTTGCTACAAAGGAGGCGCTCCTTCAG AAGTGACCTCTGTGTTTCCTGACTCATACATCCACTTGGGAGGTGATGAGGTCGACTTTTCCTGTTG GAGATCTAACCCTCATGTCCGTGCATTCATGCAGAAGATGGGGTTTGGGGGAGATTTCCCTAAACTTGAAGCATTTTACATTGAAAA CATCGTGAATATCACATCAGCTAATAACAAGACATCAATTGTGTGGCAAGATGTCTTTGACTACCATGAAAGG CGCAGTGCTCTGTCAGTGGTGGAGGTTTGGAAACATGGCTGTTACCTGTGTAAAGTACGGCAGGTGACCAAAGCAGGACTCCGGGTAATCCTAGCCTCCCCGTGGTATCTGGACCTACCAGGACCCACGCATAACTGGGCTCGCTACTACACTGTGTGGCCCCTTGCCTTTCCTG GTTCTGAAAAACAGAAGAGGCTGGTTATAGGGGGTGAGGTCTGCATGTGGGGGGAATATGTCGACGCCACCAATCTCTTCCCAAAACTCTG GCCAAGAGCAAGCGCTGCTGCAGAGAGACTGTGGAGTGACGAGAAGCAGACCTCCAGTGTGGAAAAAGCTTTTCCTCGACTGGAAGACTTCCGATGCAAGCTGCTGAG gcgTGGAATCCAAGCAGGGCCTCTCAATGTGGGACATTGCAAACACGAATATCAAAGTGTTTGA
- the LOC101172329 gene encoding beta-hexosaminidase subunit alpha isoform X1 produces the protein MKVMRAVNTKQCAPIIYALLQLIIFYAGLNAVKGVWPLPHALTSSVEQYPLNPQTFAFDYGKHSATQQGCSLLDAAFRRYFLLIFPDYTAENGQLEVAANNSFSLYISTDHNDCENYPNDDSSERYNLSVSAGQASLNAATVWGILRGLETFSQLVYQDDLGSYFVNETFIEDFPRFQFRGVLLDTSRHYLPVHAILKTLDAMSYSKFNVFHWHIVDDPSFPYQSRSFPELSKKGAFHPATHIYTQSDVRRVISYARMRGIRVLPEFDSPGHTGSWGKGQSHLLTPCYKGGAPSGTFGPVNPALQSTYQFMASFFKEVTSVFPDSYIHLGGDEVDFSCWRSNPHVRAFMQKMGFGGDFPKLEAFYIENIVNITSANNKTSIVWQDVFDYHERRSALSVVEVWKHGCYLCKVRQVTKAGLRVILASPWYLDLPGPTHNWARYYTVWPLAFPGSEKQKRLVIGGEVCMWGEYVDATNLFPKLWPRASAAAERLWSDEKQTSSVEKAFPRLEDFRCKLLRRGIQAGPLNVGHCKHEYQSV, from the exons ATGAAAGTCATGAGGGCAGTAAATACGAAACAATGCGCCCCTATAATTTACGCTTTACTTCAGCTAATTATTTTCTACGCTGGCCTGAACGCAGTAAAGGGAGTGTGGCCGTTACCGCACGCGCTCACTTCGTCGGTGGAACAATACCCGTTAAATCCTCAAACTTTTGCCTTTGATTATGGGAAACACTCAGCCACACAGCAGGGATGTTCTCTTCTGGATGCTGCGTTCAGGAGATACTTCTTGCTTATTTTTCCAGACTACACCGCTG AAAATGGTCAACTGGAAGTAGCTGCAAATAACTCATTCAGTCTCTATATCAGCACTGATCACAATGACTGTGAGAATTACCCCAATGACGACTCATCTGAGAGAT ACAATCTGAGTGTCTCTGCTGGACAAGCATCCCTGAATGCAGCAACAGTTTGGGGTATTTTAAGAG GTCTGGAAACGTTTAGTCAGTTGGTGTATCAAGATGATCTTGGCTCT tattTTGTGAATGAAACGTTCATCGAAGACTTCCCCCGGTTTCAGTTTCGGGGGGTTTTACTGGACACTTCACGCCATTATTTACCAGTGCATGCCATTTTAAAAACTCTG gATGCTATGTCTTACAGTAAGTTCAATGTTTTCCATTGGCACATCGTTGATGACCCATCTTTCCCATATCAGAGCCGCTCCTTTCCTGAACTTTCTAAGAAG GGGGCTTTCCATCCAGCaacacacatctacacacaaTCAGACGTGAGGAGAGTGATCTCATATGCCAGGATGCGGGGCATAAGAGTCCTTCCAGAGTTTGATTCACCGGGACACACGGGATCTTGGGGAAAAG gGCAGTCTCACCTGTTGACTCCTTGCTACAAAGGAGGCGCTCCTTCAGGTACCTTTGGTCCTGTCAATCCAGCATTACAGTCCACCTATCAGTTCATGGCATCCTTCTTTAAAGAAGTGACCTCTGTGTTTCCTGACTCATACATCCACTTGGGAGGTGATGAGGTCGACTTTTCCTGTTG GAGATCTAACCCTCATGTCCGTGCATTCATGCAGAAGATGGGGTTTGGGGGAGATTTCCCTAAACTTGAAGCATTTTACATTGAAAA CATCGTGAATATCACATCAGCTAATAACAAGACATCAATTGTGTGGCAAGATGTCTTTGACTACCATGAAAGG CGCAGTGCTCTGTCAGTGGTGGAGGTTTGGAAACATGGCTGTTACCTGTGTAAAGTACGGCAGGTGACCAAAGCAGGACTCCGGGTAATCCTAGCCTCCCCGTGGTATCTGGACCTACCAGGACCCACGCATAACTGGGCTCGCTACTACACTGTGTGGCCCCTTGCCTTTCCTG GTTCTGAAAAACAGAAGAGGCTGGTTATAGGGGGTGAGGTCTGCATGTGGGGGGAATATGTCGACGCCACCAATCTCTTCCCAAAACTCTG GCCAAGAGCAAGCGCTGCTGCAGAGAGACTGTGGAGTGACGAGAAGCAGACCTCCAGTGTGGAAAAAGCTTTTCCTCGACTGGAAGACTTCCGATGCAAGCTGCTGAG gcgTGGAATCCAAGCAGGGCCTCTCAATGTGGGACATTGCAAACACGAATATCAAAGTGTTTGA